Proteins from a single region of Allocatelliglobosispora scoriae:
- a CDS encoding undecaprenyl-diphosphate phosphatase — translation MEISIWQAIVLGIVEGITEFLPISSTGHLTIVEELMGLSIEDSGVTAFTAVIQVGAIAAVLIYFAKDIGRLAAAWFKGLFSAQARQNHDYRFAWYVIAGSMPIALVGFAAKDFITGPLRSLWVVAAGLIIWSGAMAFADHAATQLKDEKALTLKDSLIIGFAQCLALVPGVSRSGATITTGLLRDFNRVTATRLSFFLGIPALTAAGIYELPDALKSDSVSMSSLAVGTVVSFVVAYASIAWLLKFVANHTLKVFIWYRVILGVAIIGFLLWGPQA, via the coding sequence GTGGAGATCTCGATCTGGCAGGCCATCGTGCTGGGCATCGTGGAGGGCATCACCGAGTTCCTCCCGATCTCCTCCACCGGCCACCTCACCATCGTCGAGGAGCTGATGGGCCTGTCGATCGAGGACTCCGGTGTCACCGCCTTCACCGCGGTGATCCAGGTGGGTGCGATCGCCGCCGTGCTCATCTACTTCGCCAAGGACATCGGGCGGCTCGCCGCGGCCTGGTTCAAGGGCCTCTTCTCCGCGCAGGCCCGGCAGAACCACGACTACCGCTTCGCGTGGTATGTCATCGCGGGCTCGATGCCGATCGCCCTGGTCGGCTTCGCCGCCAAGGACTTCATCACCGGGCCGCTGCGCAGCCTGTGGGTCGTCGCCGCCGGTCTGATCATCTGGAGCGGCGCGATGGCCTTCGCCGACCACGCCGCCACCCAGCTCAAGGACGAGAAGGCGCTCACGCTCAAGGATTCGCTGATCATCGGCTTCGCCCAGTGTCTGGCCCTGGTCCCCGGCGTCTCCCGGTCCGGCGCCACGATCACCACCGGTCTGCTGCGCGACTTCAACCGGGTCACCGCGACCCGGCTCTCCTTCTTCCTCGGCATCCCGGCGCTGACCGCCGCGGGCATCTACGAGCTGCCCGACGCGCTGAAGTCCGACTCCGTCTCGATGAGCTCGCTCGCTGTCGGCACCGTCGTCAGCTTCGTCGTCGCATACGCCTCCATCGCATGGCTGCTGAAGTTCGTCGCCAACCACACCCTGAAGGTGTTCATCTGGTACAGGGTGATCCTCGGCGTGGCGATCATCGGGTTCCTGCTCTGGGGTCCACAGGCCTGA
- a CDS encoding LLM class F420-dependent oxidoreductase — protein MKLGLNLGYQTAWTSPGDHLLLAQEADRLGYSVVWAAEAYGSDSPSILAWIAGQTSRIDVGSAVMQIPARTPAATAMTAATIDACSGGRFRLGLGVSGPQVSEGWHGVRFAKPLARTREFVEIVKLAIGRQTVEFHGEHYELPLPGGPGKALRLSFHPPREHIPIYLAAVGPKNLELAGEIADGWLAIFYSPEYASESLATIAKGRGKAGLTLDGFDVVPSVPVVIGDDVEMCAELVRHYAALYIGGMGSREKNFYNELAVRMGYGEAAAKIQELYLAKRREEAAAAVPMDFIDQTSLLGPKERVAARLRDFASAGVTTLCVSLFAPDPESGAQTLRDVADALTLSGVGDLGE, from the coding sequence ATGAAGCTTGGGCTGAATCTTGGGTACCAGACTGCTTGGACTTCTCCTGGGGACCACCTTTTGCTGGCGCAGGAGGCCGATCGGCTGGGGTACTCGGTGGTGTGGGCGGCTGAGGCCTATGGATCCGATTCGCCGTCGATCCTCGCCTGGATCGCCGGGCAGACGTCGCGGATCGACGTGGGGTCCGCGGTCATGCAGATCCCGGCCCGTACTCCGGCCGCCACGGCGATGACTGCGGCGACCATCGATGCCTGCTCGGGCGGGCGGTTTCGGCTGGGGCTGGGGGTGTCGGGGCCGCAGGTGTCGGAGGGCTGGCACGGGGTCCGGTTCGCCAAGCCGCTGGCGCGGACGCGGGAGTTCGTGGAGATCGTGAAGCTGGCGATCGGGCGGCAGACCGTGGAGTTCCACGGCGAGCACTACGAACTGCCGCTGCCCGGCGGACCGGGGAAGGCGCTGCGGTTGAGCTTCCACCCTCCGCGGGAGCACATCCCGATCTACCTCGCCGCCGTCGGACCCAAGAATCTGGAGCTCGCCGGGGAGATCGCGGACGGCTGGCTGGCGATCTTCTACTCGCCGGAGTACGCGTCGGAGTCCCTCGCCACGATCGCCAAGGGGCGGGGGAAGGCGGGGCTGACCCTCGACGGGTTCGACGTGGTGCCGAGCGTGCCGGTGGTGATCGGCGACGACGTCGAGATGTGCGCCGAGCTGGTGCGGCACTACGCGGCGCTCTACATCGGCGGGATGGGCAGCCGGGAGAAGAACTTCTACAACGAACTGGCCGTCCGGATGGGCTACGGCGAAGCCGCGGCGAAGATCCAGGAGCTCTACCTCGCCAAGCGGCGCGAGGAGGCGGCGGCGGCCGTACCCATGGACTTCATCGACCAGACCAGCCTGCTGGGGCCGAAGGAGCGGGTCGCGGCGAGGCTGCGCGACTTCGCGTCGGCGGGGGTGACTACGCTCTGCGTGTCGCTCTTCGCGCCGGACCCCGAGTCGGGTGCGCAGACGCTGCGGGACGTGGCGGACGCACTGACCCTGTCCGGGGTCGGCGACCTAGGGGAGTAG
- the arfB gene encoding alternative ribosome rescue aminoacyl-tRNA hydrolase ArfB — MPGPLTIRPGVGIPEAELSLRFSRSGGPGGQGVNTADSRVELSWNLAASAALTPALHARAMERLAGRLVDGTITIAASEHRAQLRNREAAEARLIALVADAIAPPAAPRRPTRPSRGSVERRISAKKRRSDIKRHRRAGDD, encoded by the coding sequence GTGCCGGGACCGCTGACGATCCGGCCCGGTGTGGGGATCCCCGAGGCCGAGCTGAGCCTGCGCTTCTCCCGGTCGGGCGGACCGGGCGGCCAGGGGGTCAACACCGCCGACTCCCGGGTCGAGCTCTCCTGGAACCTCGCCGCGTCCGCCGCGCTCACCCCGGCCCTGCACGCCCGGGCGATGGAGCGGCTGGCCGGTCGCCTCGTCGACGGCACGATCACCATCGCGGCCTCCGAGCACCGCGCCCAGCTGCGCAACCGCGAGGCCGCCGAGGCGCGGCTGATCGCCCTGGTCGCCGACGCGATCGCACCACCGGCGGCACCGCGCCGCCCCACCCGGCCGTCCCGCGGCTCGGTCGAGCGCCGCATCTCGGCGAAGAAGCGCCGCAGCGACATCAAGCGCCACCGCCGCGCAGGCGACGACTGA
- a CDS encoding aldo/keto reductase: MQQRPLGRSGLAVSRLGLGTMTWGQDTDPDDAGAQLKSFVDAGGTLIDTADVYADGEAEAVLGTLLDAMVAREDLIIVAKAGVRARGSRRHDASRGHLLRSLDVTLRRLGTDYVDLWQVHGYDPDTPMEETLSALDHAVATGKARYAGVANLTGWQMARAATWQSAWPQRAPIIATGVEYSLLERGIEREVLPACAAMGIGVLPWSPLGRGVLTGKYRHGRPADSRAASRTFDRFVLAYLDPRCSAIVESVMTAASGLGVSPGLVALAWVRDRPGVTAPVIGARTLDQLMEALPVEGIDLPPEISRALDDVSAESVT, translated from the coding sequence ATGCAGCAGCGACCGCTCGGCCGAAGCGGACTGGCGGTCTCACGGCTGGGCCTGGGCACCATGACGTGGGGTCAGGATACCGACCCCGACGACGCGGGCGCGCAGCTGAAGTCCTTTGTCGACGCCGGCGGCACGCTGATCGACACCGCCGATGTCTACGCCGACGGCGAGGCCGAAGCAGTCCTGGGAACCCTACTCGACGCGATGGTCGCCCGCGAGGACCTCATCATCGTCGCCAAGGCCGGCGTACGGGCCCGGGGCAGCCGCCGTCACGACGCGTCCCGGGGCCACCTGCTGCGCAGCCTCGACGTCACCCTGCGCCGCCTCGGCACCGATTACGTCGACCTGTGGCAGGTGCACGGCTACGACCCCGATACGCCGATGGAGGAGACCCTCTCCGCCCTCGACCACGCCGTCGCCACCGGCAAGGCCCGCTACGCCGGGGTCGCCAACCTCACCGGCTGGCAGATGGCCCGGGCGGCGACCTGGCAGTCGGCCTGGCCGCAGCGGGCACCCATCATCGCCACCGGCGTGGAGTATTCGCTGCTGGAGCGGGGCATCGAACGCGAGGTGCTGCCCGCGTGCGCGGCGATGGGGATCGGGGTGCTCCCCTGGTCGCCCCTGGGGCGCGGCGTCCTGACCGGCAAATACCGCCATGGCCGTCCGGCCGACTCCCGGGCCGCGTCGCGCACCTTCGACCGGTTCGTCCTCGCCTATCTGGACCCGCGCTGCTCGGCGATCGTCGAGTCGGTGATGACCGCCGCGAGCGGCCTCGGCGTGAGCCCGGGGCTGGTCGCGCTCGCCTGGGTACGCGATCGGCCGGGCGTGACCGCCCCCGTCATCGGCGCCCGGACGCTCGATCAGCTCATGGAGGCGCTCCCGGTCGAGGGGATCGATCTGCCACCGGAGATCAGTCGAGCCCTGGACGACGTATCGGCAGAATCCGTCACGTAA
- a CDS encoding DUF3090 domain-containing protein, with product MTHQVFAFEPPERFVAGTVGPPGERAFFLQARGGGRLVTVALEKVQVALLAEKLEELLTEAHRRFDMPMPGTEVSDPDNEPLDAPVDEEFRVGTLGLAYDVDSETVIIEAIAVNEAEPDTEPDDSLDEEVDEDLDRLRVRLTPGEVRAFIARARRLLSAGRPPCPLCGQPLDPAGHLCPRHNGYHRR from the coding sequence ATGACACATCAGGTGTTCGCCTTCGAGCCGCCCGAACGGTTCGTCGCCGGCACCGTCGGCCCGCCGGGAGAGCGGGCGTTCTTCCTCCAGGCGCGCGGCGGCGGCAGGCTCGTCACGGTCGCCCTGGAGAAAGTGCAGGTCGCGCTCCTCGCCGAGAAGCTGGAGGAGCTGCTGACCGAGGCTCACCGGCGCTTCGACATGCCGATGCCCGGCACCGAGGTGAGCGACCCCGACAACGAGCCGCTGGACGCACCCGTGGACGAGGAGTTCCGGGTCGGCACGCTCGGGCTGGCATACGACGTCGACAGTGAAACCGTGATCATCGAGGCGATCGCCGTCAACGAGGCGGAGCCCGACACCGAGCCCGACGACAGCCTCGACGAAGAGGTCGACGAGGACCTCGACCGGCTCCGGGTCCGGCTCACCCCGGGCGAGGTGCGGGCCTTCATCGCCCGGGCCCGTCGCCTGCTCTCGGCCGGTCGCCCGCCGTGCCCGCTCTGCGGGCAGCCCCTGGACCCGGCCGGACACCTGTGTCCGCGTCACAACGGTTACCACCGCAGGTGA
- the mshC gene encoding cysteine--1-D-myo-inosityl 2-amino-2-deoxy-alpha-D-glucopyranoside ligase: protein METWSGHDIPRLPGAGQQLYLYDSARQSTHPSAPRGPAGMYVCGITPYDATHLGHAATMITFDLINRMWRDAGQEVLYVQNVTDIDDPLLERAARDNEDWIVLAMRETALFREDMEALRIIPPAHYVGAVESIPQIVEKIAELLERGAAYRLEDGTGDVYFDIASAPAFGYESNLSREQMLVYFAERGGDPTRAGKRDRLDPLLWRGIRPDEPSWDGGALGPGRPGWHIECSVIAQLLIGDTIDVQGGGNDLLFPHHECSAAHAEVLTGRSPFAAHYVHAGMIGLHGEKMSKSKGNLVFVSRLRADHTDPGAMRLGLMGDHYRADRQWTDEVLKAAEQRLAKWRLAAACATGPSGADLLAGVRAALANDLDTPRAISLVDTWAEDALAGSGTDPASPALMATTVDALLGIKL from the coding sequence ATGGAAACGTGGTCCGGACATGACATCCCCCGCCTACCCGGTGCTGGCCAGCAGCTCTACCTCTACGACTCGGCGCGGCAGAGCACGCATCCGAGCGCGCCACGGGGACCGGCCGGGATGTACGTGTGCGGCATCACCCCTTACGATGCGACCCACCTCGGCCACGCCGCCACCATGATCACGTTTGACCTCATCAACCGGATGTGGCGCGACGCCGGGCAGGAGGTCCTCTACGTGCAGAACGTCACCGACATCGACGACCCGCTGCTGGAGCGCGCCGCTCGCGACAACGAGGACTGGATCGTGCTCGCGATGCGCGAGACCGCGCTGTTCCGCGAGGACATGGAGGCGCTGCGGATCATCCCGCCGGCCCACTACGTCGGCGCGGTGGAATCGATCCCGCAGATCGTCGAGAAGATCGCCGAGCTGCTCGAACGCGGCGCCGCCTACCGGCTGGAGGACGGCACCGGCGATGTCTACTTCGACATCGCGTCGGCGCCCGCCTTCGGCTACGAGTCCAACCTCTCCCGCGAGCAGATGCTGGTCTACTTCGCGGAGCGCGGCGGCGACCCGACCCGGGCCGGCAAGCGCGACCGCCTCGACCCGCTGCTCTGGCGCGGCATCCGACCCGACGAGCCGAGCTGGGACGGCGGTGCCCTCGGCCCCGGCCGCCCCGGCTGGCACATCGAGTGCTCCGTCATCGCCCAGCTCCTCATCGGCGACACGATCGACGTCCAGGGCGGCGGCAACGACCTGCTCTTCCCGCACCACGAGTGCTCCGCCGCGCACGCCGAGGTCCTCACCGGCCGCTCGCCGTTCGCCGCGCACTACGTCCACGCGGGCATGATCGGGCTGCACGGCGAGAAGATGAGCAAGTCCAAGGGCAACCTCGTCTTCGTCTCCCGGCTGCGCGCCGACCACACCGACCCCGGTGCGATGCGCCTGGGCCTGATGGGCGACCACTACCGCGCCGACCGCCAGTGGACCGACGAGGTGCTCAAGGCCGCGGAGCAGCGCCTGGCCAAGTGGCGCCTCGCCGCCGCGTGCGCCACCGGGCCGTCGGGCGCCGATCTCCTCGCGGGGGTACGCGCCGCGCTCGCCAACGACCTCGACACCCCCCGGGCGATCTCCCTCGTCGACACCTGGGCGGAGGACGCACTCGCGGGCAGCGGCACGGACCCGGCGTCCCCGGCCCTGATGGCGACCACGGTCGACGCACTGCTCGGCATCAAGCTCTAG
- a CDS encoding MSMEG_4193 family putative phosphomutase, whose product MGTVILLRHGRTTANAAGILAGDTPAELDDRGRAQAAAAGERLADLPLAAVVTSPLLRCRQTLELALPQATPEVEADLTECGYGDWTGRSLKELAEDPLWTTVQQHASAVTFPGGESMSAMSARAVNAVRRHDAALGPDAVWLACSHGDIIKAIVADALGLHLDQFQRINVEPASLTLIRYTPQRPYLLRLNDLGGDLKPLVTPTVGGAA is encoded by the coding sequence ATGGGCACCGTCATTCTGCTGCGCCACGGGCGTACCACCGCTAATGCCGCCGGGATCCTCGCCGGTGACACGCCGGCGGAGCTCGACGACCGCGGCCGCGCGCAAGCCGCCGCGGCGGGCGAGCGCCTCGCCGACCTGCCGCTCGCGGCGGTCGTGACCAGCCCGCTGCTGCGCTGCCGGCAGACCCTGGAGTTGGCGTTGCCGCAGGCCACGCCGGAGGTCGAGGCCGACCTGACCGAGTGCGGCTATGGCGATTGGACCGGCCGATCGCTCAAGGAGCTGGCCGAGGATCCGCTGTGGACGACGGTCCAGCAGCACGCCTCCGCCGTCACCTTCCCCGGCGGCGAGTCGATGTCGGCGATGTCGGCCCGTGCCGTCAACGCCGTGCGCCGCCACGACGCGGCGCTCGGCCCGGACGCGGTCTGGCTCGCCTGCTCCCACGGCGACATCATCAAGGCGATCGTCGCCGACGCGCTCGGCCTGCACCTCGACCAGTTCCAGCGGATCAACGTCGAGCCGGCCTCACTGACGTTGATCCGATACACGCCGCAGCGGCCCTACCTGCTGCGCCTGAACGACCTGGGCGGGGACCTGAAACCCCTCGTCACCCCGACCGTCGGCGGAGCCGCCTGA
- a CDS encoding SCO1664 family protein, with product MNPLQATAAIELLRRGEMEIEGRLVDASNATLRVELTLDGETARAVYKPIRGERPLWDFPPGPGPGGNLAGREVAAYEVSAAAGWGLVPPTILRDGPLGPGSVQLWLDDLAEEQLVDWVPAGSMPSDWCTIAAAQDEDGASYLLAHADDPRLATLALFDALINNADRKGAHVLLAADGHLAGIDHGVCFHAEPKLRTVLWGFAGRPIPAELAERLDTLDPGSLAEHLTPAELTALIRRRDRLREIGRYPQPPSDRHIIPWPPI from the coding sequence GTGAACCCGCTGCAGGCCACCGCCGCCATCGAGCTCCTGCGCCGGGGCGAGATGGAGATCGAGGGTCGCCTCGTCGACGCCTCCAACGCGACCCTGCGGGTCGAGCTCACCCTCGACGGCGAGACCGCCCGCGCGGTCTACAAGCCGATCCGGGGCGAGCGCCCGCTGTGGGACTTCCCGCCGGGGCCCGGCCCCGGCGGCAACCTCGCCGGTCGCGAGGTCGCGGCCTACGAGGTGAGCGCCGCCGCCGGTTGGGGGCTGGTGCCGCCGACGATCCTGCGCGACGGCCCGCTCGGCCCCGGCTCGGTGCAGCTGTGGCTCGACGACCTCGCCGAGGAGCAGCTCGTCGACTGGGTCCCGGCCGGATCGATGCCGTCGGACTGGTGCACCATCGCCGCGGCGCAGGACGAGGACGGCGCCTCCTACCTGCTGGCTCACGCCGACGATCCCCGCCTCGCCACGCTCGCCCTCTTCGACGCGCTGATCAACAATGCCGACCGCAAGGGCGCCCACGTGCTGCTCGCGGCCGACGGGCACCTCGCCGGGATCGACCACGGCGTCTGCTTCCACGCCGAGCCGAAGCTGCGGACGGTGCTGTGGGGGTTCGCGGGCCGACCCATCCCCGCCGAGCTCGCCGAGCGCCTCGACACGCTCGACCCGGGCTCGCTCGCCGAGCACCTCACCCCGGCCGAGCTGACCGCGCTGATCCGTCGGCGGGACCGGCTGCGCGAGATCGGCCGCTACCCGCAGCCGCCGAGCGATCGCCACATCATCCCGTGGCCACCGATCTGA
- a CDS encoding GntR family transcriptional regulator, translating to MPLRDAETSTGVNPGAAESPHRQIATNLRARIRRGDWAAGERLPSIPAMATMFGVAKQTIQRTVDQLRLEGLLITKPGSGTYVRGTRRRLNRLSRGRYGTHRGYHADLAARYRQHLVSVSTEPAPSEITDAFGVVDGTPLLCRRHIVRTQESPVEVGASWFRPADIRGSSVERFEAFGRPLYQEVEEVTGRRYVSATDQVTARLPTRDEAEVLQIRADTPVLHLLHVAFDAEHRPIEVAEATWPGPMTALTEEYKIPEPRPDVDPLIDIDPGPST from the coding sequence ATGCCTCTACGTGACGCGGAGACCTCGACCGGGGTGAACCCGGGCGCGGCGGAGTCCCCCCACCGCCAGATCGCGACCAACCTGCGAGCCAGGATCCGGCGCGGCGACTGGGCGGCGGGCGAGCGGCTGCCCAGCATCCCGGCGATGGCGACGATGTTCGGTGTCGCCAAGCAGACGATCCAGCGCACCGTGGACCAGCTCCGGCTCGAGGGCCTGCTGATCACGAAGCCGGGCTCGGGCACCTATGTCCGGGGCACCCGGCGGCGCCTCAACCGGCTCTCCCGGGGCCGCTACGGCACGCACCGGGGCTACCACGCGGATCTCGCCGCCCGCTACCGCCAGCACCTCGTCTCGGTCAGCACGGAACCCGCGCCGTCGGAGATCACCGATGCGTTCGGCGTCGTCGACGGCACTCCCCTGCTGTGCCGTCGGCACATCGTGCGTACGCAGGAGTCGCCCGTGGAGGTCGGCGCGTCCTGGTTCCGCCCGGCCGACATCCGCGGTTCGTCGGTGGAGCGGTTCGAGGCGTTCGGCCGGCCGCTCTACCAGGAGGTGGAGGAGGTGACCGGCCGACGCTACGTCTCGGCGACCGACCAGGTGACCGCCCGGCTGCCCACCCGCGACGAGGCGGAGGTGCTGCAGATCCGCGCCGACACGCCGGTGCTGCACCTGCTGCACGTGGCGTTCGACGCCGAGCACCGCCCGATCGAGGTCGCGGAGGCCACCTGGCCTGGGCCGATGACGGCGCTCACCGAGGAGTACAAGATCCCCGAGCCACGCCCGGACGTGGACCCGCTCATCGACATCGACCCCGGTCCGTCGACCTGA
- a CDS encoding PAC2 family protein, protein MSEFDGLPVLRSPVAIAAFEGWNDAADAASSTLDHLEQVWDAKQVAAIDPEDYYDFQVTRPMISLVDGDTRRIEWPTTRFLVASPPGAERDVVLIRGIEPNMRWRGFCSDILELCHSLEVSRVVLLGALLADVPYSRPLPISGSANGSEVIERFRLTPTRYDGPTGIVGVLHDAAQRADFDSLSFWVHVPHYANNPPCPKATLALLHRVEEVLDLAVPVGDLAEESAEWEEKVRAAGEQDAELGEYLRELEERAGDSGIQPLSGDEIASEFEKYLRRRGGGGSASIF, encoded by the coding sequence GTGAGTGAGTTCGACGGACTGCCCGTTCTCCGTTCCCCCGTGGCGATCGCGGCCTTTGAGGGCTGGAACGACGCCGCTGACGCCGCGTCCTCGACCCTCGACCACCTCGAGCAGGTCTGGGATGCCAAGCAGGTGGCCGCCATCGACCCGGAGGACTACTACGACTTCCAGGTGACCCGACCCATGATCAGCCTCGTCGACGGCGACACCCGCCGCATCGAGTGGCCGACGACACGTTTTCTGGTCGCCTCGCCGCCCGGCGCCGAGCGCGATGTCGTGCTCATCCGGGGCATCGAGCCGAATATGCGCTGGCGGGGCTTCTGCTCCGACATCCTGGAGCTCTGCCACAGCCTGGAGGTGAGCCGGGTCGTGCTGCTGGGCGCCCTGCTCGCCGACGTCCCCTACAGCAGGCCGCTGCCGATCAGCGGGAGCGCCAACGGCTCCGAGGTGATCGAGCGGTTCCGGCTCACCCCGACCCGCTACGACGGGCCCACGGGCATCGTGGGGGTGCTGCACGACGCCGCCCAGCGGGCCGACTTCGACTCACTCTCCTTCTGGGTGCACGTGCCGCACTACGCCAACAACCCGCCCTGCCCGAAGGCGACGCTCGCCCTGCTGCACCGGGTGGAGGAGGTCCTCGACCTCGCCGTACCCGTGGGTGACCTGGCCGAGGAGTCGGCCGAGTGGGAGGAGAAGGTCCGCGCGGCCGGCGAGCAGGACGCCGAGCTGGGCGAATACCTCCGCGAGCTGGAGGAGCGGGCCGGCGACTCGGGGATTCAGCCGTTGAGCGGCGACGAGATCGCCAGCGAGTTCGAGAAGTACCTGCGCCGCCGGGGTGGCGGCGGCAGCGCCTCCATCTTCTAG